In the Topomyia yanbarensis strain Yona2022 chromosome 3, ASM3024719v1, whole genome shotgun sequence genome, one interval contains:
- the LOC131691458 gene encoding UDP-glycosyltransferase UGT5-like → MALAHIVLGVALLAAFGECAKILGVIPTGGRSHHFVGASYMKILAEAGHDVTVISAFPEKNPPQNYRNIELTGVVEAMFDSMGSPFQFKDAFPLITLFMIYTIFGKFTSEYTLNHPNVQQLLHSGETFDVVIVETFMTEAIYGMAQHFNASLITYSPFGSSLWTAELTGTPTPTSYIPSFAMSYDDKMTFWERFWNTVIYWWDNVLYRSYYLPKQKQVYEKAFPNASISLERQMKSVSLVLLNDHFTLGSPRPNAPNMVEVGGVQIEKVKPLPKDLQKFLDEATDGAIYFSMGSYLKSAELPVEKRDAFIRAFSRLKQRVIWKFEDESIPNQPSNLLIKPWMPQNDILAHPNVKLFITHGGLLGTTEALYHGKPIVGIPIFGDQMMNVRRAVRTGYGVMLDLNDATEESVLNAIETVLNGSSYSETARAISRRYHDKPATAKETALYWIEYVIRHQGAQHLRSPAVDLSVVEYHLFDVYQTIAVLICVIVFINYQLIRFVYLRARRPRPNANKKIN, encoded by the exons ATGGCATTGGCACACATTGTGCTTGGAGTGGCCTTACTGGCCGCTTTCGGCGAGTGTGCTAAAATTTTGGGAGTCATTCCGACCGGTGGCAGGTCGCATCACTTCGTTGGGGCGTCCTACATGAAGATCCTAGCCGAAGCCGGGCATGACGTCACTGTGATTTCCGCCTTTCCGGAGAAAAATCCACCGCAAAACTATCGAAACATTGAACTAACTGGTGTGGTGGAGGCCATGTTCG ATTCTATGGGTAGTCCATTCCAATTCAAAGATGCTTTCCCACTGATCACTCTATTTATGATTTATACTATTTTCGGAAAGTTCACCAGTGAGTACACTTTGAACCATCCGAACGTTCAACAGTTGCTGCATTCTGGCGAAActttcgatgtcgtgatagtgGAGACTTTTATGACGGAAGCCATCTACGGTATGGCGCAGCACTTTAATGCCTCCTTAATCACGTATTCACCGTTCGGAAGCTCACTCTGGACGGCCGAGCTCACTGGGACACCGACACCGACGTCATACATACCGAGTTTTGCCATGAGTTATGACGATAAGATGACATTCTGGGAACGATTCTGGAATACGGTCATCTACTGGTGGGACAATGTTTTATACCGATCCTACTATTTACCGAAGCAGAAACAAGTATATGAAAAGGCGTTTCCGAATGCAAGTATTTCGTTGGAAAGGCAGATGAAGAGTGTTTCGTTGGTGTTGCTGAACGATCACTTTACCCTGGGATCACCGAGACCGAACGCACCGAACATGGTCGAAGTCGGTGGTGTTCAAATTGAGAAGGTGAAACCGTTGCCAAAG GATCTACAAAAGTTTCTTGACGAAGCTACCGACGGCGCCATCTACTTTAGCATGGGATCATATCTGAAGTCGGCGGAACTACCGGTTGAGAAACGAGATGCTTTCATCAGAGCATTTTCCCGACTGAAACAACGTGTCATCTGGAAGTTTGAAGACGAATCGATCCCAAACCAACCGAGCAATCTGTTGATTAAACCATGGATGCCTCAAAATGACATTCTGGCTCATCCAAACGTCAAGCTTTTCATCACACACGGTGGTCTACTGGGAACGACGGAAGCCCTGTACCATGGAAAGCCAATAGTAGGGATTCCAATCTTCGGCGATCAGATGATGAACGTCCGGAGAGCTGTACGCACAGGATACGGTGTAATGCTGGACCTAAACGACGCTACGGAGGAAAGTGTGCTGAATGCGATCGAAACGGTTTTGAACGGTTCATCTTACAGCGAAACAGCCCGTGCAATTTCCCGGCGTTATCACGATAAACCGGCGACTGCGAAAGAAACCGCTTTGTACTGGATAGAGTACGTGATAAGGCACCAGGGAGCGCAACATCTTCGTTCGCCGGCTGTAGATCTCTCAGTAGTGGAATACCATCTGTTCGATGTGTACCAAACAATAGCAGTACTCATTTGTGTGATAGTATTtataaattatcagttaataaGATTTGTTTACCTAAGAGCTCGTAGGCCTAGGCcgaatgcaaataaaaaaataaattaa